AAATTTACAAGGAGCAAGCCACACTTGAACATAGGCACCATCGGTCACATAGACCATGGCAAGACCACGCTCACTGCTGCCATCACAAAGACGTTGAGCCGCAAGGGGTTCGCTAACTTCGTGCCCTTTGAGCAGATCGACAA
Above is a window of Acetomicrobium sp. S15 = DSM 107314 DNA encoding:
- a CDS encoding GTP-binding protein, yielding MAKEKFTRSKPHLNIGTIGHIDHGKTTLTAAITKTLSRKGFANFVPFEQID